One Pseudomonas brassicacearum genomic region harbors:
- a CDS encoding DUF934 domain-containing protein yields MQRIIKNNEVIDETWHLLPKDASFDGISNCDDLIVPLALWRDHGHALKARDGGLGVWLDADEEAEEIGDDANQFQVIALNFPAFTDGRSYSNARLLRDRYGFKGELRAIGDVLRDQLFYMRRCGFDAFALRADKDPYEALESLKDFSVTYQAATDEPLPLFRRR; encoded by the coding sequence ATGCAGCGAATCATTAAGAACAACGAGGTCATCGACGAAACCTGGCACCTGCTGCCCAAGGATGCGTCTTTCGATGGCATCTCCAACTGCGATGACCTGATCGTTCCCCTGGCCCTGTGGCGCGATCATGGTCACGCTCTCAAGGCTCGCGACGGTGGCCTCGGCGTGTGGCTGGATGCCGACGAGGAAGCGGAAGAGATTGGTGATGATGCCAATCAATTTCAGGTTATCGCCTTGAACTTCCCGGCCTTTACCGACGGACGCAGCTACTCCAACGCTCGTTTGTTGCGTGATCGCTATGGTTTCAAGGGTGAATTGCGGGCGATTGGCGATGTGCTGCGCGACCAGCTGTTCTACATGCGCCGCTGCGGTTTCGACGCCTTTGCCCTGCGCGCTGACAAAGACCCCTATGAGGCCCTCGAAAGCCTCAAGGACTTCTCGGTGACCTACCAGGCCGCCACCGACGAGCCGCTGCCGCTGTTTCGTCGTCGCTGA